In Rhizorhabdus phycosphaerae, the genomic stretch CGGCCACGGCCGAAGCGATCGCGCCGACCAGCAGGGCGTCCCAGACGACATGGACATGCGGCCGATCGGTCGCGGAAAGCTGCGCCGCCAGCCCGCGTTTCAGACCCAGCGTGGCGAGGGTCGCCACGAACTCGACGATGATGATCGCATAGGCGAAGCGGCCGAGCGCCTCGGCACCATACCAGCGTCCGGCGATGAAGAGGAAGGGCAGGCGTGCCGCAAGCCTGAGCAGAAAGCCGAAGAAGTTGGTCCGGCCACCCTTGGCGAGGGCCTTGATGTCCTCGCCTTCCTTCAGGGTGTCGGGCCCTGCTGCGGCGAGATCGGGCGTCAGGCTCAATGTGCGGCGCCCCAGCTCGTCCCGGTGCCGATCTCGACGCCCAGGGGAACGGACAGCTCGACGAGCGGCTCGGCCGCGTTCGCCATCACCTCGCGGATAACCGCGCTCGCCGGCTCGACCTGCTCGGGCGAGAGCTCGAACACCAGTTCGTCGTGCACCTGGAGGAGCATGCGGACATCGGCCAGGCCGGCGGCAGCGAGGGCGGGGTTCATGCGAACCATGGCGCGCTTGATGATATCGGCCGAGGTGCCCTGGATCGGCGCGTTGATCGCCTGGCGCTCGGCCGACTGGCGTTCGCCCTGCTTGGCGCTGCGGATACCGGGCAGGTGGGTCTTGCGGCCGAACAGCGTGCTGACGAAGCCCTGCTCGCGCACCTGCGACAGGGTCGAGGCGATATAGTGATTGATGCCGGGGAAGCGCGCGAAATAGCGGTCGATCATCCCCTGGGCCTCGTCGCGCGACACTTCGAGCCGCCCGGCCAGCCCCCAGGATGAGATGCCGTAGAGGATCGAGAAGTTGATCGTCTTGGCGCGCGCGCGGGTGTCGCGCGTGACCTCACCGAACACCTCCTGCGCGGTCAGCGAGTGGATGTCGTCGCCGCGGGCGAAAGCGTCCTTCAGCGCGGGCACGTCTGCCATATGGGCAGCCAGGCGCAGTTCGATCTGCGAATAGTCGGCCGACAGGATGACCTTGCCGGGTTCTGCCACGAAGGCATCGCGGATCCGCCGGCCGATCTCGGTGCGGATCGGGATATTCTGCAGATTGGGGTCGGTCGACGAAAGCCGTCCGGTCTGTGCGACCGCCATCGAGAAACAGGTGTGGACGCGCCCCGTCGCGGGGTTGATCTGCTCCTGCAGGGCGTCGGTATAGGTCGATTTCAACTTGGTCAGCTGCCGCCATTCGAGGACGAGCCGCGCGATTTTCGCGCCTTCGCCGGCAAGGCGTTCCAGTTCTGAGGCGTCGGTCGAATAGACCCCCGTCTTGCCCTTGCGCCCGCCCTTGAAGCCCAGCCGGTCGAACAGGACCTCGCCAAGCTGCTTGGGGCTGCCGACGGTGAAGGGGCCCCCCGCCTCGGCATGGATCTGCGTCTCGAGCTGGGCGCTCTGCCCCGCGAACTCGGCCGACAGCCGTGCAAGCTCCTCGCGGTCGACGCGGATGCCGGCACGCTCCATGCCGGTCAGGACCGGGACGAGGGGGCGATCGACCAGCTCGTATACGCGCGTCGCGCTTTCCGGGGCGAGGCGCGGCTTGAGCCGTTGCCACAGCCGCAGCGTGACGTCGGCGTCCTCGGCGGCATATTCGGTCGCGCGGTCGAGTGTCACCTTGTCGAAGCTCATCTGGCTCTTGCCGGTACCGCAGACGCTCTTGAACTCGATACAGCCATGATCGAAGTGGCGCCGGGCAAGCTCGTCCATCCCATGCCCACCGAGGCCAGCGTCCAGATCATAGGAGAGCAGCATCGTGTCGTCATAGGGCGCAACCTCGATCCCGTGGCGGGCCAGCACGACCATGTCATATTTGATGTTCTGCCCGATCTTCAGCACGTCTGGTGCGGCAAGCAGCGGCCTGAGACGCTCGATCGCGATGTCCATCGGGATCTGCGCAGGCCGCTCGGACAGCAGGCCATCGCCGACATGGGCGAGCGGGATATAGCAGGCCCGGCCCGGCGCTGTCGCAAGGCTGACGCCGACGAGCAAGGCCCTGACCGGGTCGATCGAGTCGGTTTCGGTGTCCACCGCGACCCGACCGGCGGCGTGCGCCTCGGCGATCCAGCGGTCGAGCGCCTCGACCGTTACGACCGTTTCATAATCCTTGTGGTTGAACGGTACCTGCTCGACCAGCTGTACGGGCTTCTCCTGCGTGCCCGGCGCCAGCGCCAGCATGGTCGGACCGCCGCCCGGCAGTGTCGCGGGGCCGTCACCCTGGATCTTGGCGAGCAGCGACTTGAAGCCCATGTCCTCCAGGAAGGCGCGGAGCGGCTCGGGCGGAAGGCCCTTCAATGCCAGATCGTCGAGCGGCTCGGGCAGCGGCGAGTCGCATTTCAGACGGACAAGCTCGCGTGACAATCGCGCATTGTCCGCATGATCGATCAGCGATTGTTTGAGCTTGGGCTTGGTGATCTGATCGGTTCCGGCGAGCACCGCCTCCAGGCTGCCGAACTGCTGGATCAGCTGGCTGGCGGTTTTCGGACCGATGCCGGGGACGCCGGGGACATTGTCGACGCTGTCGCCCATCAGGGCCAGCACATCGCCGAGCGCTTCGGGTTCGACCCCGAATTTCTCGACCACATGCTCACGGCCCAGCCGCCGGTTGTTCATCGTGTCGAGCAGGTCGAGGCCCGGCCGGATGAGCTGCATCAGATCCTTGTCGGACGACACGATCGTGACCTGCCAGCCCTGTGCCAGCGCGGCTTCGGCATAGCAGGCGATGATGTCGTCGGCCTCGAGCCCGAGTTCCTCGATGCACGGGACCGAAAAGGCCCGGACGGCGTCCCGGATCAGTGGGAATTGCGGAACCAGGTCCTCCGGCGGCGGCGGGCGGTGCGCCTTGTACTGGTCGTACATCTCGTTGCGGAAGGTCTTCGAAGAGGCATCGAGGATCACCGCGAGATGGGTCGGTCCTTCGGCCTGATGCAGCTCGTTGATGAGCTTCCACAACATCGTGGTGAAGCCATAGACCGCGCCTGCCGGAACACCATGGCGGTTGGTGAGCGGCGGCAGGCGATGATAGGCGCGGAAAATATAGCCCGAGCCGTCGACCAGATAGAGATGATTGGATGACATGGGGCGGGGGATAGCAGGGGATTGTCCGCCGCGAAACCGCGATCCTCGTCGCGCTGCTAGCGCGTGCTGCCCATCTCGGCGGAGCCGCTCCATCCCCCGCCCAGCGCCTGGTAGAGCTGGATGCGCGCGGTGATGGCGTCGGCATGGATTTGCGTCAGGTTGAGTTCGGCCGCGAGCAATTGGCGCTGCGCGTCGAGCTGCTCGAGATAGGGCGAATAGCCTTCTCGGTAACGGTTGGTTGCAAGCTTCACCCCGCCGGCTAGGGCATCGCGCTGGTCGGTCGCCAGTGCCTGCTGCTCGTCGAGGCGCTTGACGGCGGCAAGCGCATCTTCGACCTCGCGAAACGCCGTCAGAACCGACTTTCGATAGGCGAAGGCGGCCTGGTCGCGTCGCCCGGCGGCGGCATCGGTCTGGGCTGCCAGCCGTCCGCCCTGGAAGATCGGCGCCAATATGCTGCCGCCGATGCTCCAGATCGCAATGGGATCGGAGAGCAGGCTGGAAATCGCGGCTCCACCGCTTGCGGCGAGCCTGAACTGCGGCAGGAACTGCTTGCGTGCCGCCGATAGCGATCGATCGCTGGCGGCCAGTTGATATTCGGCCTGCGCCACGTCGGGACGTCGGCGCACGATATCCGAGGGGAGCCCTGCCCCGATCGGCGGTTCGGCCAAAGTCTGCAAGCCGGCACCGCGCCGTACCGCCTGCGGCAATTTTCCGGTCAACAGGCTCAGCGCGTTTTCCGCGCGGCTGATGGCGAGCCTGACCTGTGGGATGATCGCGGCGGTCGCATCATATTCAGCCTGCGCCTGTTGCAGTTCGAGCCGGGGCGAATAGCCGTTGCCCACGCGGGAGCGGGCGATGTGCAGGGATTCCGCCCGTGCGGCGAGCGTCCGTTCCGCGATGCCCAGCCGCGCGTCCAGTCCGAGCAGGGCGACATAGGTCGATGCCGTGGTGGCCGCCACGCTCAGGCGCACGGCATCGCGGGCGGCTGTGCTGGCGAGATAGGTGTCGCGTGCTGCCCCGCGCTGGTCGGCGAGGCGACCGAACAGGTCGAGTTCATAAGCGACCTGCACCTGTGGTTGCGCTGCATTCTGCACTTCCGGCGTACCGAAGGCGCTGACACTGCGCGACCGGCCGCCGGTCACGGATGCGTCGATCGTCGGCAGCAGCGTTGCATTGATCCCCCGCAGAGCTGCCCGTGCCTCCCGGACTCGACCCATGGCTATGCCGATGTCGGGGTTGGCGGCGAGTGCCGCTTCGACGATGCGGCTCAGTTCCGGATCGCCGAAACTGTTCCACCAGACGGGATCGCCGACAGCGCCGATGTCCGCCGATGTGCGCCAGTCCGACGGCAATGCGAGCGGCGGGACTGCTACGGGCTGCGCGTCGCGGGCGGCGCAGGCCGACAACAAAGCCGGTAGCGCCAGGGCGGCGAGACACTTCATCGTCATTGCCCGCCCCGCGTATCGATCTTCGCCTCGACCGACATGCCCGGGCGGAGCTTGTCGGCGAGGGGCTGGCCGGCGTCGATCCGGATCCGCACCGCGATCCGCTGCGCCACCTTCACGAAGTTACCCGTGGCATTGTCGGGCTTGAGGACCGCGAATTCGGATCCGGCGGCCGGTGACAGATTTTCGACGCGGCCGCGCAATTCGGCGCCGCCAAGTGCATCGACCTTGAAGGTTGCCACCTGTCCCACCCGCATCCGGCGGGTCTGGGCTTCCTTATAATTCGCCACAATCCAGATATCGCGCGGGACCAGGAACAGCAGCTGCGTTCCCGCCGTCACGAAGCCCCCGTTGCGTACCCCGATCTCGGACAGTTGCCCGGCGACCGGTGCGCGGATGACGGTGTTCTCCAGATCGATCCGCGCGAGCCGCAACTGTGCCTCGGCGCCCTCGACCGCCGCGCGGAGCCCGGAGCGGCCGACCTGTACCGTGCGAACATCCTGCGTTCCGATCGCACGGGCGGCCTGGGCCTGGCGGACATTGGCCTCCGCCGCGCGCAGCACCGCGCGGGCCTGATCGCGCTCGCGTTCGGAAATCGATCCGTCCGCAACCAGCGCATCGGCGCGGTGCATGTCGGCCTGCGCGCGTGCCAGTTGCGCCTGGGCATTGGCGATCCCGGCATCCTGGCTCTGCGTGGCGGCTTCCTTCGCCCGCTCGGTCTGCGCCGAATTGGCCAGCGACGCCTGCTGTGCGGCGAGATTGGCCTCGGCCTGGGCGACCTTCGCACGATAGATGCGATCGTCGATCGTGACGAGGACCTGGCCTGCCTTCACCTGCGCGAAGTCCTGCACGGCTACGTTGGTCACATAGCCGCTGACCTGCGGGCTGATGATGGTAACCCTGCCGCGTACATAGGCATTGTCGGTGCGCTCGGATCGCCCGGCGAAGGGCGGCAATTGCCAGGCGTAGAGGATGGCGAGGACGGCGACGAGGGCCACTGCCGCGATGGCGAGCACCACCGGCCGACCGCGCTCCGGTGGGAGCCAGCCCGCAGGCGCAGCCGATTCGGGGGTGTTGGCGGGAGCGGAGGATGTCTGGTCAGTCATTGCGGGCGTTCCCGGCCGCGGCGCGGCGTTGTAGTTCGATCAGGGGCGAGGGTTCGCCGCGGCGCTTGATGCCGAGGCGGATGAGGTAGCTCCAGACGACGGCGCCCGCGGCCAATATGCCGACGAGCAGGAAGACGTCATTGAAGGCCAGGATATTGGCTTCGCGGCTTACGGCGCGAGCGAGCAGCGCTGCGCCCTCCGCCGAGCGCAGGGCAGGGTCCCCGACGACGCCGGAGATGGCGGCGCTTCCCGCCTTGATGCGCGCGACGACTTGCGGGTCGCTCGCCACCAGCGCCTGGACCAGTTCGTGCGAATGATATTTCTCGCGGACGACCTGGAAGGTGCCGAGGAAGGCCGATCCGATCAGTCCGCCCATGCTCTGGCTGATGCTGAACAGCACGATGAAGCTGATGAAGTTGCGCGTTCCGGCCAGCAGGGTTCGGGCGATGCCGATCACCATCGCCTGCGCCATGAACAGAAGCGAGGCGAAACCGATAAGAGCCTGGCTCAGATAGAAGCTCGACGGGCGGGTGAGATTGGTGGCGTCGGAGTCCATCAGCGCGCCGACCATGATGAGGATCACGGCTATGGTGATCGGTCGCGATATGTTGTCGGGACGGATGGTCAGGACGGCCGTCGCCATGCCTGCGATCGACGCGACGACGATGATCAGATTGAGCATGACCATCTGGTCGTTGATCATGCCAAGGACGTTGAGCAGCCCGACCGAACCGAAGGCCTGTTCGGACAATAGGATCCGGACGGACGCGGCGACCGCCATCAGGCGCATGATTTCCCGCGTGCCGAGCCAGCGGGTGTTGATGAGGGGATTGGCGCGCCGGTGTTCGACGACCAGCGCGGCCGCGATCAGCGCGGTGCTCGCGGCCAGCGCGATGCCGATCCAGGGCCGCTCCAGCCACCATTGGACGCGCCCCTGGGTGAGAACCGCTATGAGGAGCCAAAGCCCAGGTGCGAGCAGGAAGAAGGTGAGGAAGTCGAGTTTCTCGAACGCCTTGGTTCTTTCGCTCGGGGGCAGGGGCAGTGCCAGCACGGCCGCGAGCGTCGCAAGGGCCAGGCCGAGCTCGAACCAGTAGAGCATGTGCCAGTCGCCCGTGGTCAACAGGCTTGGCGAGAGCATGCGGGCGAGCGGCGTCGCCAATTGCGGAATGCTGATACCGAGCATGATTCCCGCCAGCCGCTTCGGCGCGGGCATCGCCTGGCTGAGATAGAGGACGGTCAGCGTCGATAGACCGCTGGCGGCGATGCCGCTTGCCGCCCGGACTGCGACCGACGTCCAGAAGTCATGGACGAACAGATGCGCGAAGGTGGTCAGTGCATAGGCCGCCAGCATATAGCGGATGAAGGGCTGGATTCCGAATTGCTGGCGGTATTTGACCAGCAGCAGATTGCCGGTGACATTGGTCATGAAATAGGCGGCGGTCAGCCAGGCGGCCTCGTCGCTGTTCAGCCCCAGCGTCCCTTGTGCAAAGCCGAGATTGACGGTGACGAGGGCGTTGCCCAGGCCACCGGTGATGCCGACCAGACATCCGATCGCGAAATAGAGACGGCGTCTCGGCGTCGGATGGTCCGGATTGGCGGGCGAGCCGGGCAATGTCGGCCGTTCGTGCGGCTTGAAGATATATGCGGGTCTGTCCGCCATCCGATGTTCCAGTTCGAGCGCGTTCAGAACCGGCGAAACTGGTTTCGGTTCCGTTTCAGATCTTGTCGGTCTTCACGTCGCGCAGTCGTCTGGTCGAAATCCGCGGTTCGTGGCTGAGCTGCCCCATTTCCATGATCTTGGCTCGCAGTTCAGCGCGCTTCTCGTGGATCGAGGCGATGACCGGCCCCATGGCGATGCCGAGGTCGACCAGTACGGCTTCGGACAGTTGCAGTGACGATTCGAGGGTCTCGGGTACCGCATCGGTGGCGCCAGCGCGGTACAGCTCGGCCGCGTGATTGGGATCGCGGGCGCGGGCGACGATCGTCAGGTCCGGGTGAAGCCGCCGCACCTGCCGCGTGATGCGCACGACCTGCACCGGATCGTCCATCGTCAGGATGAGCGCGGTGGCGTGGGACAGGTCGAGATGTTCGACCATACCGGGCCGGGCGATGTCGCCGAACATGACCGAATAGCCGCGCTTGCGCGCGTGGTGGACGGTGTCGATGTCGGCGTCGATCGCCAGATAGGGTTTGGAATGGGTGCTCAGCATCTGCGCGACGAGCCGCCCGACCCGGCCGAACCCCGCAATGATCGCACGGCCCCCGGGCTCCTCGCTGACATCCACGACATCCTGGTCGCGCTCATCGACCCGCCGCGCGAGATCATGGCCAACCCTGGCGAGGATGGGCGTAATGGTCAGTCCGATCGCCGTCACCATTTGCCAGAAGGCTGCCGTGTCTGGGGCGATGAGCCGCGCCTGGGCCGCTGTCGCGAGAACGATCAGCGTGGTTTCCGAAGGCGAGGACATCAGCAGGCCGGTTTCGGCCGCGACGGCGCGCTTGGCGCCCCAGAAGCGCAGCAGCCCAGCCGTGATCACGGCTTTTACCAGGACCACGGCGATCACCGCGAAGGCCAGCTTGTCCCAATTGTCGAGGATCATCACCGGATCGACCGACATGCCGACGGTGATCAGGAACACGCCCAGCGCCAGCCCCTTAAAC encodes the following:
- a CDS encoding efflux transporter outer membrane subunit produces the protein MTMKCLAALALPALLSACAARDAQPVAVPPLALPSDWRTSADIGAVGDPVWWNSFGDPELSRIVEAALAANPDIGIAMGRVREARAALRGINATLLPTIDASVTGGRSRSVSAFGTPEVQNAAQPQVQVAYELDLFGRLADQRGAARDTYLASTAARDAVRLSVAATTASTYVALLGLDARLGIAERTLAARAESLHIARSRVGNGYSPRLELQQAQAEYDATAAIIPQVRLAISRAENALSLLTGKLPQAVRRGAGLQTLAEPPIGAGLPSDIVRRRPDVAQAEYQLAASDRSLSAARKQFLPQFRLAASGGAAISSLLSDPIAIWSIGGSILAPIFQGGRLAAQTDAAAGRRDQAAFAYRKSVLTAFREVEDALAAVKRLDEQQALATDQRDALAGGVKLATNRYREGYSPYLEQLDAQRQLLAAELNLTQIHADAITARIQLYQALGGGWSGSAEMGSTR
- a CDS encoding HlyD family secretion protein, encoding MTDQTSSAPANTPESAAPAGWLPPERGRPVVLAIAAVALVAVLAILYAWQLPPFAGRSERTDNAYVRGRVTIISPQVSGYVTNVAVQDFAQVKAGQVLVTIDDRIYRAKVAQAEANLAAQQASLANSAQTERAKEAATQSQDAGIANAQAQLARAQADMHRADALVADGSISERERDQARAVLRAAEANVRQAQAARAIGTQDVRTVQVGRSGLRAAVEGAEAQLRLARIDLENTVIRAPVAGQLSEIGVRNGGFVTAGTQLLFLVPRDIWIVANYKEAQTRRMRVGQVATFKVDALGGAELRGRVENLSPAAGSEFAVLKPDNATGNFVKVAQRIAVRIRIDAGQPLADKLRPGMSVEAKIDTRGGQ
- a CDS encoding MFS transporter, translated to MADRPAYIFKPHERPTLPGSPANPDHPTPRRRLYFAIGCLVGITGGLGNALVTVNLGFAQGTLGLNSDEAAWLTAAYFMTNVTGNLLLVKYRQQFGIQPFIRYMLAAYALTTFAHLFVHDFWTSVAVRAASGIAASGLSTLTVLYLSQAMPAPKRLAGIMLGISIPQLATPLARMLSPSLLTTGDWHMLYWFELGLALATLAAVLALPLPPSERTKAFEKLDFLTFFLLAPGLWLLIAVLTQGRVQWWLERPWIGIALAASTALIAAALVVEHRRANPLINTRWLGTREIMRLMAVAASVRILLSEQAFGSVGLLNVLGMINDQMVMLNLIIVVASIAGMATAVLTIRPDNISRPITIAVILIMVGALMDSDATNLTRPSSFYLSQALIGFASLLFMAQAMVIGIARTLLAGTRNFISFIVLFSISQSMGGLIGSAFLGTFQVVREKYHSHELVQALVASDPQVVARIKAGSAAISGVVGDPALRSAEGAALLARAVSREANILAFNDVFLLVGILAAGAVVWSYLIRLGIKRRGEPSPLIELQRRAAAGNARND
- the polA gene encoding DNA polymerase I — translated: MSSNHLYLVDGSGYIFRAYHRLPPLTNRHGVPAGAVYGFTTMLWKLINELHQAEGPTHLAVILDASSKTFRNEMYDQYKAHRPPPPEDLVPQFPLIRDAVRAFSVPCIEELGLEADDIIACYAEAALAQGWQVTIVSSDKDLMQLIRPGLDLLDTMNNRRLGREHVVEKFGVEPEALGDVLALMGDSVDNVPGVPGIGPKTASQLIQQFGSLEAVLAGTDQITKPKLKQSLIDHADNARLSRELVRLKCDSPLPEPLDDLALKGLPPEPLRAFLEDMGFKSLLAKIQGDGPATLPGGGPTMLALAPGTQEKPVQLVEQVPFNHKDYETVVTVEALDRWIAEAHAAGRVAVDTETDSIDPVRALLVGVSLATAPGRACYIPLAHVGDGLLSERPAQIPMDIAIERLRPLLAAPDVLKIGQNIKYDMVVLARHGIEVAPYDDTMLLSYDLDAGLGGHGMDELARRHFDHGCIEFKSVCGTGKSQMSFDKVTLDRATEYAAEDADVTLRLWQRLKPRLAPESATRVYELVDRPLVPVLTGMERAGIRVDREELARLSAEFAGQSAQLETQIHAEAGGPFTVGSPKQLGEVLFDRLGFKGGRKGKTGVYSTDASELERLAGEGAKIARLVLEWRQLTKLKSTYTDALQEQINPATGRVHTCFSMAVAQTGRLSSTDPNLQNIPIRTEIGRRIRDAFVAEPGKVILSADYSQIELRLAAHMADVPALKDAFARGDDIHSLTAQEVFGEVTRDTRARAKTINFSILYGISSWGLAGRLEVSRDEAQGMIDRYFARFPGINHYIASTLSQVREQGFVSTLFGRKTHLPGIRSAKQGERQSAERQAINAPIQGTSADIIKRAMVRMNPALAAAGLADVRMLLQVHDELVFELSPEQVEPASAVIREVMANAAEPLVELSVPLGVEIGTGTSWGAAH
- a CDS encoding cation:proton antiporter, which translates into the protein MALPIHSEAFSDSLVILGTAGIVIPLFARFRITPVIGFILVGMLAGPHGLGMLTDRFPWLYHVTITNPRSIEPFAEFGIVLLLFSIGLELSFRRLWGLRRTVFGLGTSKLLLAATILGLSLWISGQSAAGSLGLGLALALSSTALVLPMVGTTGAVGQRAFGILLLEDLALVPIVFALGVMAPYGDTEGWNGLARTLMLGIAVVAAMLIGGRLLLPRLFAQAARAKNPELFLSASLLVVILSSIATTAVGLSPIVGALIAGLLIAETDYHAEVELVTAPFKGLALGVFLITVGMSVDPVMILDNWDKLAFAVIAVVLVKAVITAGLLRFWGAKRAVAAETGLLMSSPSETTLIVLATAAQARLIAPDTAAFWQMVTAIGLTITPILARVGHDLARRVDERDQDVVDVSEEPGGRAIIAGFGRVGRLVAQMLSTHSKPYLAIDADIDTVHHARKRGYSVMFGDIARPGMVEHLDLSHATALILTMDDPVQVVRITRQVRRLHPDLTIVARARDPNHAAELYRAGATDAVPETLESSLQLSEAVLVDLGIAMGPVIASIHEKRAELRAKIMEMGQLSHEPRISTRRLRDVKTDKI